From a single Chiloscyllium punctatum isolate Juve2018m chromosome 29, sChiPun1.3, whole genome shotgun sequence genomic region:
- the LOC140454381 gene encoding heat shock 70 kDa protein-like: MSSEESAPSSSEEESERGSRAAECEPGDLSSGVLLGKFDLSGIPPAPRGVPQIEVTFDIDANGILNVSAVDKSTGKESKITITNNKGRLSKEEIERMVQEAERYKGQDDMQREKITAKNSLESYPFNMKSSVEEEKTKGKISEEDKNKVIEKCNQAISWLEANQTAEKEDFEQQLKDLKKKICKPIIAKLYQGGMPEGPFSEQVRKDPSGGPTIEEVD; this comes from the exons ATGTCATCGGAAGAATCAGCACCTAGttcgtcagaggaggaatcagaAC gaggaagtcgagcggcggagtgtgagccaggagacctttcctccggagttctcTTGGGCAAATTTGACCTCAGTGGGATCCCTCCTGCGCCACGTGGTGTACCACAGATTGAGGTCACCTTTGATATTGACGCAAATGGCATCTTGAATGTCTCTGCTGTGGACAAGAGCACTGGCAAAGAGAGCAAAATCACCATCACCAATAACAAGGGCAGGTTGAGTAAGGAGGAGATCGAGAGGATGGTGCAGGAAGCGGAGAGGTACAAAGGTCAGGATGATATGCAGCGTGAGAAAATTACAGCCAAGAATTCCCTGGAGTCGTACCCATTTAACATGAAGAGTTCAGTGGAGGAAGAGAAAACGAAAGGCAagatcagtgaggaagataagAACAAAGTCATCGAAAAGTGTAACCAGGCCATCTCCTGGCTGGAGGCAAACcaaacagcagagaaggaggactttgagcagcagttgaaagatttgaaaaaaaaaatatgCAAGCCCATCATTGCCAAACTTTACCAGGGAGGTATGCCCGAAGGGCCATTCTCAGAACAAGTCAGAAAGGACCCTTCTGGTGGACCAACAATTGAAGAGGTTgattga